The Sulfurimonas hydrogeniphila genome includes a window with the following:
- a CDS encoding ATP-binding cassette domain-containing protein — MIHIDVTKKLHGAQGVMPLHVKLNIKEGEFVALSGKSGSGKTTLLRILAGLEEAKGSITVQNSVWLDAKGALSVQKRAIGFVFQEYALFENMSVEKNLLFVNNDKKLAEHLLELSELSSLKERYPNSLSGGQKQRVSICRALMKKPKILLLDEPLSALDPAMRTKLQNELLVLHKEFGTTTIMVSHDPSEIYRLASRVIILQNGKIINDGAPKEVLLKTQGSQKFSFEGELLDIKKADVIYIAVVAIGQQLVEVVVSSAEAKNLQIGQSVRLSTKAFAPTVTQN, encoded by the coding sequence ATGATACATATAGATGTCACAAAAAAACTTCACGGAGCCCAGGGCGTTATGCCTTTACATGTAAAGCTCAATATTAAAGAGGGCGAGTTTGTAGCCCTCAGTGGGAAAAGCGGCAGCGGAAAGACCACACTTTTGAGAATTTTAGCAGGGCTTGAAGAGGCCAAAGGGAGCATCACTGTACAAAACAGCGTCTGGCTTGATGCAAAAGGGGCCCTGTCTGTTCAAAAAAGAGCCATCGGTTTTGTTTTTCAGGAGTATGCCCTTTTTGAAAATATGAGTGTAGAAAAAAATCTGCTTTTTGTCAACAATGACAAAAAATTAGCCGAGCATCTTTTGGAACTGAGTGAACTCTCCAGTCTCAAAGAACGCTATCCAAACAGCCTCAGCGGCGGGCAGAAACAGAGAGTCAGCATCTGCCGTGCCTTGATGAAAAAACCAAAAATACTACTGCTTGACGAACCCCTCTCGGCACTTGACCCTGCTATGCGGACAAAACTGCAAAACGAACTGCTTGTGCTGCATAAAGAGTTTGGCACGACAACCATTATGGTCAGTCACGACCCGAGCGAAATATACCGTCTTGCCTCTCGTGTCATCATTTTACAAAACGGAAAAATAATCAATGACGGCGCACCAAAAGAGGTTTTGCTCAAAACGCAGGGCAGTCAAAAATTTTCTTTTGAGGGAGAACTGCTCGATATTAAAAAAGCAGATGTCATCTACATCGCTGTTGTAGCCATAGGACAGCAACTCGTCGAGGTTGTCGTCAGCTCCGCAGAAGCCAAGAATCTCCAAATCGGACAAAGTGTCAGACTCAGTACAAAGGCTTTTGCTCCGACTGTCACACAAAACTAA
- the modB gene encoding molybdate ABC transporter permease subunit, producing MSFEPFVLSFKLAALTAFILFCIALPLAWFLSQTKSQTKPFLEALTALPIVLPPSVLGFYLLWAFAYSSPIGHFFEETFDVKLVFSFTGLVVASCFYSLPFMVQPLQNGFESLNKNMLEASYIAGKSKLQTLFFVALPNMKPAVLTAVIVTFAHTVGEFGVVLMVGGSIPGETKVASVAIYEMVENMDYTAAHIYSAIMVGISFAVLLSVYIFNARHNRRFGL from the coding sequence ATGAGTTTTGAACCCTTTGTGCTCTCCTTCAAACTTGCGGCGTTGACAGCTTTTATTCTCTTTTGTATCGCCCTGCCGCTTGCATGGTTTCTCTCACAGACAAAATCACAAACAAAACCTTTTTTAGAAGCCCTTACAGCTTTGCCAATTGTTCTGCCCCCTTCTGTTTTGGGGTTTTATCTGCTTTGGGCATTTGCATACAGCTCCCCAATCGGTCACTTTTTTGAAGAGACTTTTGATGTCAAACTTGTTTTTTCTTTTACGGGACTTGTTGTGGCAAGTTGTTTTTACTCTTTGCCATTTATGGTGCAGCCTCTTCAAAACGGGTTTGAGAGTCTCAACAAAAATATGCTTGAGGCGAGTTACATTGCCGGCAAAAGCAAACTCCAGACTCTGTTTTTTGTCGCCCTGCCAAATATGAAACCGGCGGTACTCACTGCCGTCATTGTCACTTTTGCCCATACAGTCGGAGAATTCGGCGTAGTTTTAATGGTAGGCGGCAGCATACCGGGTGAGACAAAGGTGGCCTCTGTAGCCATTTATGAAATGGTGGAAAATATGGACTACACTGCCGCTCATATCTACAGCGCCATAATGGTGGGCATCTCTTTTGCAGTACTTCTGAGCGTCTACATCTTTAATGCCAGACACAACAGAAGGTTTGGATTATGA
- a CDS encoding TOBE domain-containing protein: MNTIPAKAETIQTVQNLHVVHFTCNESTLGMMSLELPQTLTQNTEVLLTCKPTAIAIAKNLQGELSHANQLHVTVRSIEVGELLSVVELQFYDNVLESIITSDSLQRMQLHVGESVIALIKSSDLSLKEIVS; this comes from the coding sequence ATGAATACAATTCCAGCAAAAGCAGAGACAATCCAAACAGTGCAAAACTTACATGTAGTACACTTTACATGTAATGAGAGCACGCTGGGCATGATGAGCCTTGAATTGCCCCAAACACTCACACAAAACACAGAAGTTCTCCTTACATGTAAACCCACAGCCATTGCCATAGCAAAAAATCTTCAGGGAGAACTGAGCCATGCAAACCAGTTACATGTAACGGTGCGTTCTATAGAAGTCGGAGAGCTCTTGTCTGTTGTAGAGTTACAGTTTTATGACAATGTTTTGGAGTCCATCATCACAAGCGATTCTTTGCAAAGAATGCAGTTGCATGTAGGGGAATCTGTCATCGCACTGATAAAATCAAGTGATTTGTCACTCAAGGAGATAGTTTCATGA
- the modA gene encoding molybdate ABC transporter substrate-binding protein → MKNYLIILLFSFTTVLAGTLNIATAANVSYALPRLIKEFQKNNPQTKIQMTIGSSGKLTAQIMHGAPYDIFLSANMAYPKKLYEKGFALTKPVVYARGALALFSTKKREFQQGTALVLDKNIRTIAIANPQTAPYGIAARQALQNASLYKKIKKKLVYGESVGQTVAYAVTAADLGFIAKSALFSPKMKQYKEGVNFKDVDPKLYTPIAQGIVLLKHATDNADAHSFYTFLLSQPAKEIFKAYGYSVQ, encoded by the coding sequence ATGAAAAATTATCTTATTATACTTTTATTCTCCTTTACAACTGTTTTGGCGGGTACTCTCAACATTGCAACCGCGGCAAATGTCAGTTATGCCCTTCCCCGACTGATAAAAGAATTTCAGAAAAACAATCCGCAAACAAAAATACAAATGACTATAGGCAGCAGTGGAAAACTCACAGCACAGATAATGCACGGCGCACCTTATGACATTTTTCTCTCTGCAAATATGGCCTATCCAAAAAAATTATACGAAAAAGGCTTTGCTCTGACCAAACCGGTTGTGTATGCCCGGGGCGCGCTTGCTCTTTTTAGCACAAAAAAAAGAGAGTTTCAGCAGGGAACAGCTCTCGTTCTTGACAAAAATATCAGAACAATAGCCATAGCCAATCCGCAAACCGCACCTTACGGAATAGCAGCGCGTCAGGCATTGCAAAATGCCTCTTTGTATAAAAAAATCAAAAAGAAACTTGTGTACGGAGAGTCTGTCGGACAGACTGTTGCCTATGCAGTCACGGCAGCTGATTTGGGTTTTATCGCCAAGTCAGCACTCTTTTCGCCTAAAATGAAACAGTATAAAGAAGGCGTCAATTTTAAAGATGTTGATCCAAAACTCTACACACCCATTGCACAGGGTATTGTTTTGCTCAAACATGCCACAGACAATGCAGACGCACACTCTTTTTACACCTTTTTACTCTCACAACCGGCAAAAGAGATTTTCAAAGCGTACGGATACAGTGTACAATGA
- the rplM gene encoding 50S ribosomal protein L13 — translation MKFTKIATPEQIDQKWVLIDAEGKTFGRMITEVATILRGKNKPCFTPNIDCGDYVVIINASKAKFNGLGKIANKEYFSHSGYFGSTKSVKMTELLEKNPEKLYKLATRGMLPKTKLGAKMLKKLKIYAGAEHPHTAQIAK, via the coding sequence ATGAAATTTACAAAAATTGCAACTCCTGAACAAATCGATCAAAAATGGGTTTTGATTGATGCTGAGGGTAAAACATTCGGTCGTATGATCACTGAAGTAGCTACTATACTTCGTGGGAAAAACAAACCGTGTTTTACTCCTAATATCGACTGTGGTGACTACGTAGTTATCATCAACGCTTCTAAGGCAAAATTTAACGGTCTTGGAAAAATAGCAAACAAAGAATATTTTTCTCACTCTGGGTACTTCGGTAGTACAAAGAGCGTTAAAATGACTGAGCTTTTAGAAAAGAACCCTGAGAAACTGTATAAGTTGGCAACTCGCGGTATGCTTCCTAAAACAAAGCTTGGTGCTAAAATGCTTAAAAAATTAAAAATTTATGCAGGTGCTGAACATCCTCACACTGCACAAATTGCTAAATAA
- the rpsI gene encoding 30S ribosomal protein S9: MANKIYATGRRKASVAKVWLTPGTGKITINGLSLDAWLGGLEAKKLRVKQPLVVTKQETNVDIVATTLGGGFGGQADALRHGISRALVAYNPELKAMLKPEGMMTRDSRVVERKKPGKRKARRSRQFSKR, encoded by the coding sequence ATGGCAAATAAAATATATGCAACAGGTCGTCGTAAAGCCTCTGTAGCAAAAGTATGGTTAACTCCAGGAACCGGTAAAATCACTATCAACGGTCTTTCGTTAGACGCATGGTTGGGCGGACTTGAAGCGAAAAAACTTCGTGTAAAACAGCCATTGGTAGTAACAAAACAAGAAACAAATGTTGATATCGTTGCTACTACTTTAGGCGGTGGTTTCGGTGGTCAGGCAGATGCACTTCGTCACGGAATTTCCCGTGCTTTGGTAGCATACAACCCGGAATTAAAAGCAATGCTTAAACCTGAAGGTATGATGACTCGTGACTCACGTGTTGTTGAACGTAAGAAGCCAGGTAAGCGTAAAGCTCGTCGTTCTCGCCAGTTCTCTAAACGTTAA